Genomic DNA from Theobroma cacao cultivar B97-61/B2 chromosome 3, Criollo_cocoa_genome_V2, whole genome shotgun sequence:
CGAGTTCATCAGAACGCTTATTAATAAGATTGATATTTTTCCCAATACCATTTCGATGCAATACTTTCCTCATCAACTTCGCCATTGGAAGATAAGATTCACATGCTGTTACCCTTCCGTTTAATCCCATTGCTCGCGCAGCCATCATTGACAACAGCCCAGTTCCCGCACTGCACAATATTATCAATGGCCAATTCAAGatataattattcaaaatttactTCCTTTTGCTTGTTAGATTTGGATACAAATAATCAACGAACAACTTTTAacgattaaaatttaaacttctGCGAATACTAAACCATataaagatgaaaataaatataaaaaagaaagtggCTAAAGAAACAGGAGAAGCCTAAAAAGTTAATACTGttgattattaaattttgaagagtTACCCGATGTCGAGCACGTGGCAAGGTTTGGTTACAGTTTTGTCAATGGCTAAACGGAAGGCTTTGTTCCGGTGAGAATCGTTGAGCATGTCGAGATACGACGTCGAAGCTAAAAGTGGTTCCTTGGAACATTCTGGGAGTTCGTCGCTGTCTTGGATGACGACCCACTCTGAGTTTCCAGTGAGTGGGTCGAGTTTGAGTTGGAAGACTTGCTGGGGAGAGTAGGAACTCATGGCTCGAGGTAAGGGTGCTTTGAAGTGAAGGAATGAGTTGAGGATCAAAGTCAAACGAGTTGATAAGCGAAGGGAGATGGAGGGAATTAGGGTTTTATAGATGAGAGCATTCATGCGAATGAAGTGGAAAGAGCTTTTAGCGAATGGCGGTGCTTTGCTGCTAGTATGTTTTTCTCTGTCCGGCCATGGCCAACTAATTTGTTTACTAAAGCCTAAAATTAAcaaatctttcaaaattaaaaaaaaaagactaaaatggaaatttattgactaaaaaatggaaaggaaagaaagaggaaatcatacaataataaaagataaacGCTCCGTATTGGTCCTTTCTGCTAAAACGCAAAGATCAGATAATACGAGATCGTTTTGGAAAGGGTAAAGCGTGATTAGGGATTAGGGATTGGGAAATTCTCaaactaggggtaaaatggcgGGAGCGACCTCACCTTCTCAACCATGCATCTTCTGTCAAATTGCTCGCGGTTCCACCTCCACTCCTCTCCTTCACGCTGTTCGTTCTTCTCTCTTTGTCTTTATATCCTCTGTTTGGCTACCAAGTTAATTCCACGATCGTCTTCTCTTCAACCAGCAACCAAACAGAATTTTCCTGGATATTACGTTGTAATTAAATCTGTTTTTATTCTCAGGATGACAAGGTCGTTGCATTTCAAGACATCAAACCTTCTGCTTTCAGGTTTCCTAAATTTCTCTTATATTGAAAaagttattaaatttattgaaatttgaaacttttttaatataaaattgcCATGGTCGCAACGAAATCCTATAGTAAATCggaaatttattgaatttttttttataggcATTACTTGGTGATTCCTGTGGAGCATATTCCCACTGTTAGAGATcttcaaagaagaaatgaagacTACGCTTTGGGTAAAATTCCctcttttcctcttcttctttcattattAGTCTTGCCTTAGCTAAGTTTGTGTTATTGCTGTAATGCTGTTATTCTCCAGTAAGTCATATGCTAAATGTGGGGCAAACTTTGTTACGCAGAGATGcacctcaatcaaatcaataCAGGTATTGCTTCTAATAAAGGAAAGAACTTTGCTAAATAGATCTTCTTTCATATACTATATTATAAGTATTGATCAATGTTGAATAGTCCTTATGGCCTTTCATTACCTGACTTGATGGTTGTCGTCTGTTTATTGCTGCACAATATGTTACTTAAACCTCTTTATAAACAGTCATATTTTATGTGTCACAAGGTGTGTCCTTTTCCACCTGCCTTACTCTAtgcattaattttatataggTATTACCTCTAAATGCAGTGGATAGTGCAGCATGAGGGTGTAAAATATGGAAAACTAGCCTTTTCCCTGTTGAAACCATTCTTTAAACTAGCATGCTATGGTTGACAACATGTGAAAATGGCTATAAGAATCAGAATTCAATTTCCCCCCTGAAAGCCATGAAGATATTGAAAATTGTATGGTTTCTGTTCTGATGCTCATTGTTGTTTGATTAGTTTTACATTTACTTCGTTGTTGGCAAAATGTACCTTAGAATCGATGATATTTTCCTGCATGAGTTGGGTGGTGAAGGAGCTGAATCTTACCTTTTGGGATGGGTGAGAGGAGAGTATCAAGGACATGAGTCTTACTTTGCTTATCagaatttatttgaaacttggtGGTAGATAATACCCTTCTCTTCAATTTCAAATGTGCTTGTTAATCATAGCACTATCATTTATAATGAAGgattgaatgaaaataaagtaGCTTTGGGAAGTTGCATAAGTCTAGAAAGAAGTAGGTCCTGGCCTCATGGGCTAGCTGAAGTCAACTTTTTATtcgagaattttttttttctctcagaattttattatttgaaagaaGCTTTATCATCTGATCCTCTTGCTTCTTTTGGGTTTTGGCAGATTTGGTTTTCATCAGCCTCCATTGAACAGTGTTCACCATCTCCACCTCCACTGTTTGGCTCTTCCCTTCATACCTAGGTAGTTGTTTGGCTGTTAATGAATCCCTctgcttttattttatttatttattttttattctaccTTGATATCTTCCaacaaagttgaaaaaccTTGAAGTacatattttaattctttaagaATTTGAGCAGATGGAAACatgtaaaatatttgtctTTGGGACCACTTGGTGGGTTTATTGAAGCCGAGAAGTTGTTGGAGAAGATAAAACCTCTCTCACCAATTCCTTCATAGGTGCAATTGGATCACAGTTGGATTTCTCTCATTTTGGACTAtggtttttttgttcttttgcaTGTATGTCTGTAAGTTCCCTAATGATTCATTGTTGTTCAAGATAAGAATGCCCTTATCAGCTTGTTCTTCGTAAGTTCTACTAAGAATTGTTGTTATACCTGATAAGAGTTGTCATTCTTAATAAGTTTACATAAACTTTTTAACATGCATTTTCATAAATATCGCAgatcttttcttttgtcaatAGTGCATTCTAGATGTGGCTATGTGCATGTCTCTTTTGAAGCTGCAATTTAGGGTGCTTAGCATAATCAATGCTCCtatttgtacttttatttCAGGTCACATTGTTTGAGACTAATGGTTAATTTGTGTCTGGTTCACAAGCGATGCAAAGTTTATGGGCTAAGAAGGTTCTTGTCAGCATCTGAGATTAGAAGTAGAATTTCAGTATTGGTGACATAGCCCTGATCCTCTGTTAATCATTGTGACATTTTTTTAGCATGGTCATAATATGCTgtatgtaataaaaaaatagaagtttTGCTGGTTAGTATTGCAACCTATGGTAAATGTTGCTACCTGCTAGAGGGTGAGTTTTTTCTGTTTGGTGAGTATCAGAAGTTACGGCTCTTGACAGATTTGACATCCATCGAGCAATTCTCAAAcatgattatttaaattctaCTATCATGAACACAATATTGAACACAATACTTGTAAAGAACTGTTGTTCAAAAGTTTCAACTTAGTGACTGCCATATTTAAGGAGAGTCTGTCCATTGTATGCGGTTCTATTTGGTTTTGAATCTGTCAGTAAGGCCTATGAAAACAATTTGGGCAGTTGCTTGAATTTCTATTGTAAGACAGTAGCGGAGAAAATTggatatttttttcttttaagattGGGAATAATTTTGTTAGATATTACTTGTTACCGACATATAACTGGATTCATGTGATAGCAGATAAATGTCAATATTGGTTGCATCTTGTGCCTGGAATATGTTGTTCTTAGGCATTAATATCTTTGGGACGCTTATCTGAGGATACTGCAGTACAAAAGTCAGAGATTAAGCGTGATTAATGTGACTAACTCTTAATTGTTTTTCCGTCTGTGAAAGCCACTTTTGTGAACCTTAAGATCAAACACAGCACAATCTGCTCACATGCATCTTGTGCAATGAAGATGGAGACAGCTTGCAGAGCTTTTAAAGTGGTCTTATTCATCGTTTAATAGTTTGTACAGCCTTGACTGGAAACTTAAGAGTTACCTGATTGGTGAAATGATGGCAAAAACAGCCTTATTTTCCATCCTAGGGAATGAAATCAAGTTGGGGGAAGTAAATTAGTGTAAAGAATGAAGGAACCCAACCCAACATTGTTAAGCTTCTTACTGCTTAAGTGTTTGAAGAAATTCTAGTCCGACGTGATACGAGTATTTCCATACATCAACCTGTCAAAGTGGGAGTCCTGAGAAGGTAAAGCTCTCAAATCTGGACTCATAAGATTGAGAAAGGTACCAAAAGCAAGCAAAGCAGATATGTGAGGATTCAGATACACAAATGAGTAGGAGAAAACAAGCTCATACTAATAAATGAATTAGCTGGATTTTGCTACTGCTTGCGAATTCCCTTAGCTTTCTATGAAGTTTGACTTTGCAGAGGACCACATGTTGTTATGTTTTGGACTTCAAAATACTCTTAATGTTGCGGCATGAATCGCAGTCGGCTGGTTGTTTGCTAATCCTTATTCTTATCTGTCAATTTAATTCTCACCAGACAGAATGTGACCAAACCTCATACTATCATTTAGATAGGTATACCATCCATTAGGTAAAACATTCATCAGACGGTCACGCTTAACAAATTCGAATCCCCCAATAGGTTTTTCAACCAGTGTTAAGCTGTTGATGTTTTGTCAAACTAGAAATGAAAGAGAGAGCATTAAAAATGGTTTCATAATcattgaaaggaaaaaactcTTTTGTAATGTTGTGATGTTATTATTGTTTGGTGACCCTTGCGTAGCTGGCTCCCGCAATACCTCCGAAAAAGACTGGAGTAGGACGTTAACGGCGCcaactttttcttcctcaaagCATGGCAGCCATGATTTTGAGGGGAGGCATGGCTGAGAAGAAGTCATGATCTAGCCTGGTTTGGTTTTATAAGGTTGTGGGTCCAGGAGTGCAGctatattatttgtttatgaACAAATTATAATAGAGCCCTTTGTTTGCTTGTAGCCTTGGCGCTAGGCATCCATTACAAGAACAGGTCGCTGTTTTGGGTTCCCTCACTTCTTTCCTCCACCACGAAAGGAGTTGGGCATGGTAAGGATTTGGGTTTACTTCTGGCTTGGTAGCTTCCTCGTATTTATTGATGATGTACAAAGTattaaaaaaggaagaatagcATTTGTGATTTTGTATACAGGAATTTAAGGCTCGGCTCCTATTCGTAGCTTGGGGCCCCATTTTCCATATTGTCACATTGGTAGGGCAATGCGGCTACCCCGACGCGGGGCTTACGGGAATCTAACTAGGGTATATAACTAAAGCTCCTTTGCTGTAAGCCCGAAGCTGtaccaaaaataataataataataaagcaAGGGCCTTGCTCTGAAAAGAAACTAATCCTTGGGACCCAGGTGGCTTTGGCCCACTTTGAACTGCCACTTGGGCAGGCACAGAAGCTTCTGAAAAAGCCAGCTCACATTGCTACGTGTCTTGAGCTAAAGGCTTTTGTTATGGGTTAGATCATACGAAACGGCATGTGATAGGTCAATTTTTCccttggatttatttgatggCTGATCATGAGCATGGAATTTATGCCAGGAAGCAACCCCATTCTCGATGTCTCGACCCTGAACGGAGATGGTCAACATCAGTATTCACTCAGAAAGATTAGTTTTTGGTCTGTTAATCCTTCCCTCAAAGTATATGTTTCATTGATGGTTAAATTTAGTTACATGTGTATTTTTTGCCCATCTATTTCATTCAAGAGATTTATTGTGGGAATGATGCCTTGAGTGCTCTTTTCATtacaccaaaaaaataaaaattaaagtgcATTGTGTTTCTACCTATTCACATTCAATGAAAGAATAAAGGGTATGAAGCAATTTGACAAGTACTATCTTTCAACATTAACATTGgttttttcacaattttttttttatagattttcaaatcattttcaaaaccctTGTAAGCATATTTGCTTAGGAATTTGATTGTACATCACAAAAATAAGATCTCAAAATCTCTTGGTCTCGTCAACTTCATCGATTGTTCTGCCCATCCGTGAAGTGGAATGtcaaaagatttttaattAGAGGCAAATGGAGACGTAAAATCAAGGTGAAAATTTTAGGTGGATGGATCCAATGGTAGTGGAACAAGATACATGCACGATGTTTCATAGTCTCAAGAGTACGAGACAAACAAAAAGTAGTGCCCAAACTTCATCTCAAAGGGGTCCCTAATTTTCAGAGCCTAAAGTTGGAACAATCAAAGGACTTCCCTTGTTTTTCTCTTGTCGCAATAATGGATTACTTGACTTTCTCTCAGTACCAGAATCGTCACAACAAATCTTTCATTTGTTTTCCTTCAAGACAAGAGGAAGAGagctctttcttttgtttccttgaggatgataaaaaaaattattgtccTAGGTAGGTCCTTGAATACCATAAACATGCTAAGTTTCACTTGCAACATTATTTCATCAATTATTGGATTGGGGTTTTCAGCTTGATTAGTTTTACCCCTTTTTTCCAACTTAATTGGATTTGTAtactttctttatttattgcCTTAGACCAAGCAAGAAGCCCCAGAACTCCCAAAGCACTTTCCAGTTTCAAATATGgtgcaaaaaagaaaaaaaaaatttgcaaaTTTGCCACAGTACGAAACtgagaaatgaaaattctTAACCAGAGAGTCCGGCA
This window encodes:
- the LOC18606267 gene encoding bifunctional adenosine 5'-phosphosulfate phosphorylase/adenylylsulfatase HINT4 isoform X2 — translated: MAGATSPSQPCIFCQIARGSTSTPLLHADDKVVAFQDIKPSAFRHYLVIPVEHIPTVRDLQRRNEDYALVSHMLNVGQTLLRRDAPQSNQYRFGFHQPPLNSVHHLHLHCLALPFIPRWKHVKYLSLGPLGGFIEAEKLLEKIKPLSPIPS
- the LOC18606267 gene encoding bifunctional adenosine 5'-phosphosulfate phosphorylase/adenylylsulfatase HINT4 isoform X1, with product MAGATSPSQPCIFCQIARGSTSTPLLHADDKVVAFQDIKPSAFRHYLVIPVEHIPTVRDLQRRNEDYALVSHMLNVGQTLLRRDAPQSNQYRFGFHQPPLNSVHHLHLHCLALPFIPRSHCLRLMVNLCLVHKRCKVYGLRRFLSASEIRSRISVLVT